One part of the Rutidosis leptorrhynchoides isolate AG116_Rl617_1_P2 chromosome 1, CSIRO_AGI_Rlap_v1, whole genome shotgun sequence genome encodes these proteins:
- the LOC139841996 gene encoding alpha carbonic anhydrase 4-like encodes MTNTNLLSLLFTYFIVSSLCFLAICNAADSDEHEYNYDEGSSEGPEKWGSLTSEWKTCSNGKSQSPINIDTKKTKAQASDLKKAYKEAPAKISNEGHAIVVEWDGDAGGIEVNGSTYKLVQCHWHTPSEHTIDGKQYDAELHYVHKNEKDQLAVVGILYEVGDSDPFLENAIKDKIKALDKDGNDLGKIIAAKSSSDKNKFFRYFGSLTTPPCSEGVIWTVAEDIKSISKDQIQLLKGPLEKSFQENARPVQDLNGRIVTVFEVKEDDDDDDDDDVKEDSDSSGADSSIFKLRNGIIIATMLNMARKRTMFDFFKPSDDHQSQQEVDNVREDVAKKSQSQVDDDYIMDESPRVESEKNDASN; translated from the exons ATGACAAACACAAATCTATTATCTCTTTTATTCACTTATTTCATTGTTTCATCTCTTTGTTTCTTAGCGATATGCAATGCTGCAGACA GCGATGAACATGAGTACAACTACGATGAAGGGTCGTCAGAAGGACCAGAGAAATGGGGATCTCTTACTTCCGAGTGGAAAACTTGTTCAAATGGAAAATCTCAATCTCCTATTAACATCGATACCAAAAAAACAAAGGCGCAAGCAAGTGACTTGAAAAAGGCTTACAAAGAAGCTCCCGCCAAAATTTCTAACGAAGGTCATGCTATCGTG GTGGAATGGGACGGAGATGCAGGAGGCATAGAAGTGAACGGTTCAACATATAAGCTAGTACAATGTCATTGGCATACTCCTTCTGAACACACTATTGATGGGAAACA GTATGATGCGGAACTACATTACGTTCATAAGAATGAAAAGGATCAATTGGCAGTTGTTGGCATTCTTTATGAAGTTGGAGACTCTGATCCTTTTCTTGAAAAT GCGATCAAAGATAAGATCAAAGCACTTGACAAGGATGGGAATGATTTGGGAAAAATAATTGCTGCTAAAAGTTCAAGTGACAAGAACAAGTTTTTTAGGTATTTTGGTTCTCTAACAACACCTCCATGCTCAGAGGGTGTCATTTGGACAGTTGCAGAAGATATTAAGtctatttcaaaagatcaaatccaATTGCTAAAAGGACCTCTTGAAAAG tcATTTCAAGAAAATGCAAGGCCTGTtcaagatcttaatggaagaatAGTTACAGTATTTGAAGTTAAAGA ggacgatgatgatgatgatgacgacgatgtAAAAGAAGACTCGGATAGCAGTGGAGCTGATTCATCAATATTCAAGCTAAGGAATGGGATCATAATCGCTACGAT GTTAAACATGGCTCGAAAAAGAACAATGTTTGATTTCTTTAAACCTAGTGATGATCACCAATCACAACAAGAAGTAGATAATGTTAGGGAAGATGTTGCAAAAAAATCACAATCACAGGTTGATGATGATTATATTATGGATGAATCCCCTAGAGTTGAAAGTGAGAAAAATGATGCTTCAAATTAA
- the LOC139842013 gene encoding calcium-binding protein CBP-like — protein sequence MSYPQNHHGYSYGVPPPSQQSYTASYGVAPPPNNNYGSPLAALVPSTFPPGTDPNVIACFQVADIDGSGRIDDKELQRALSSYNQSFSIRTVRLLMYLFTNTNTRHIGPKEFTQVFYSLQNWRANFEKFDRDRSGRIDTWELREALMSLGFAVSHMVLDLLVSKYDKSGGPNKAIDYDNFIECCLIVKGLTEKFKEKDITYSGIATFTYESFMLTVLPFLIV from the exons ATGTCTTACCCACAAAACCACCATGGCTACTCATACGGTGTTCCACCACCATCTCAGCAATCCTACACCGCCTCTTACGGTGTTGCACCACCACCAAACAACAATTACGGAAGCCCGTTAGCTGCCCTTGTCCCGTCCACGTTTCCACCGGGTACGGATCCAAACGTGATTGCATGTTTTCAGGTGGCGGATATTGATGGAAGCGGTCGTATTGATGATAAAGAACTGCAGCGAGCATTGTCTTCGTACAATCAAAGTTTTAGCATTCGTACCGTTCGTCTTCTTATGTATCTGTTTACAAACACTAACACTAGACACATCG GACCTAAGGAGTTCACTCAAGTATTTTACAGTCTGCAGAATTGGAGG gcAAATTTtgagaaatttgatcgagatcgtagTGGTCGTATCGATACCTGGGAATTGAGAGAGGCACTGATGAGCCTTGGATTTGCTGTTTCACATATGGTCTTGGATTTGCTCGTCTCTAAGTATGATAAGTCCGGTGGTCCGAACAAGGCCATCGACTACGACAATTTCATCGA GTGTTGCCTAATTGTTAAG GGGCTAACCGAGAAGTTTAAGGAGAAAGACATAACGTATTCGGGTATCGCAACATTCACATACGAGTCTTTCATGTTGACAGTTCTTCCATTTCTCATCGTGTAA
- the LOC139877277 gene encoding uncharacterized protein, which produces MARVHPGNPPFRIPDDRSNFDHERTQTYAKVPRGRGGGGRGGGRGRGDFCCFRCGQPGHFIRDCPLPGYSYHDYRRDCRAAQTSSEPPELFPKELPQKGFEVIMLEQKIETKETELQLRDQEIESLKSRLKDATSELSSSEEKNREMLLKMNEVEKDLKGCKTKLATEISANKEITLKWSRLNNQFSETKSELCEKIKELEEASLTADADNMMLKVEADQWRKAAKALTYVLVGGADICSKTIELDPIVSYYNNRAAKRMALGKIRKALDDCRIVTRLDPGFLKVCLTAGNCHLVLGELDEARKNYKMCLDSVMICLDRRLTIEVSDGLQNVEKVVSCINQSDDLLQQKSIESATKALEVITEALSISRYSERLLEMKGEVLFMLLKYEEAVQMCEQTLVIAEKNCATSADCNDMSDDDRKKPLKLWRWSLMSRCYFRMAKFDLALAFIEKYELLGPSETKTKGPLYASAATIRELLNYKNAGNEAYKGGKYREALKHYSNAITRSIESRSFTAICLCNRAAAHQALGEVTDAIADCNLAIALDGDYMKAISRRANLLEKIRDYEHASLDFKRLISLLEKSSETKRLEDLAVARQRLSAVKRNMKLRTSLNLYLILGLKGSASGSDIKKAYHKAALKHHPDKAGKFLARSESGADGHIWKEIFTTIHRDADKLFKIIGEAYTLLSDANKRFEYNLQEEMKDDFDW; this is translated from the exons ATGGCTAGAGTTCATCCTGGAAACCCGCCCTTCCGAATTCCCGATGACCGATCAAATTTCGATCATGAAAGAACACAAACTTACGCTAAGGTTCCTCGCGGCCGTGGCGGCGGTGGTCGTGGTGGTGGTAGAGGACGTGGTGATTTTTGCTGTTTCCGGTGCGGTCAGCCCGGTCACTTTATTCGTGACTGCCCGCTACCTGGTTATAGTTATCATGATTATCGGAG AGACTGCAGAGCTGCTCAAACGAGTTCAGAACCGCCAGAGCTATTTCCTAAAGAGTTGCCTCAAAAGGGTTTTGAAGTAATTATGTTAGAACAGAAGATAGAGACGAAAGAAACAGAACTACAATTGCGTGACCAAGAGATAGAGAGTCTGAAAAGTCGATTGAAGGATGCCACATCCGAATTAAGTTCTTCAGAAGAAAAGAATAGAGAAATGTTGCTAAAGATGAACGAGGTTGAAAAGGATTTAAAAGGATGCAAAACGAAGTTGGCAACTGAGATTAGTGCGAATAAGGAGATAACTCTGAAGTGGAGTCGTTTGAATAATCAGTTTAGTGAAACGAAGAGTGAGTTGTGTGAGAAGATAAAGGAGCTTGAAGAAGCAAGTTTGACTGCGGATGCGGATAACATGATGTTAAAGGTGGAGGCGGATCAATGGAGGAAAGCAGCAAAAGCTTTAACTTATGTTTTGGTTGGAGGTGCAGATATATGTTCTAAGACAATCGAACTTGATCCTATTGTTTCGTATTACAATAATCGTGCTGCTAAAAGAATGGCACTTGGAAAGATAAGGAAAGCTTTAGATGACTGCAGAATTGTAACTCGATTAGATCCCGGATTTCTTAAGGTCTGCTTGACCGCTGGAAA CTGTCATCTGGTTCTTGGAGAACTCGATGAAGCACGAAAGAATTACAAAATGTGCTTGGATTCTGTAATGATTTGCTTGGATAGAAGGCTTACTATTGAGGTATCTGATGGCCTGCAAAATGTTGAG aaagtggttagttgtatcaACCAGTCAGATGATCTTTTGCAACAAAAAAGCATCGAGTCAGCAACTAAGGCGTTGGAGGTTATTACTGAAGCTTTATCAATAAGTCGCTATTCAGAGAGGCTACTTGAAATGAAAGGGGAGGTTCTATTTATG CTGCTAAAGTATGAAGAAGCGGTTCAAATGTGTGAGCAAACACTTGTCATTGCTGAAAAGAATTGTGCCACCTCAGCTGATTGTAATGACATGTCAGATGATGATCGAAAGAAACCATTGAAGCTTTGGAGATGGAGCTTGATGTCTAGGTGTTACTTTCGTATGGCTAAGTTTGACTTGGCTCTTGCGTTTATTGAGAAATATGAGCTACTAGGGCCATCTGAAACGAA GACTAAGGGACCACTCTATGCTTCTGCTGCCACTATTCGTGAACTTCTCAACTATAAG aaCGCAGGAAATGAAGCTTATAAAGGTGGGAAATACAGAGAAGCATTGAAGCATTATAGTAATGCTATAACGCGGAGTATTGAATCAAGATCTTTCACTGCTATCTGCTTATGCAATCGTGCTGCTGCACACCAAGCTTTGGGTGAAGTTACTGATGCTATTGCAGATTGCAATCTTGCTATTGCTCTTGATGGTGATTACATGAAG GCAATTTCAAGGAGAGCAAATTTACTTGAGAAGATAAGAGACTATGAGCATGCGTCTCTTGATTTCAAAAGGCTCATTTCACTTCTAGAAAAGTCCAGTGAAACGAAGCGTTTGGAAGATTTAGCAGTAGCTCGTCAACGACTTTCTGCAGTGAAAAGAAACATGAAGCTGAGAACGTCTTTAAATCTTTACCTCATCTT GGGATTAAAAGGATCAGCATCTGGTTCAGACATCAAAAAAGCATATCATAAAGCGGCACTTAAACATCATCCAGACAAG GCGGGTAAGTTTTTAGCAAGAAGTGAGAGTGGAGCAGATGGGCATATTTGGAAAGAGATATTCACAACGATACATCGAGATGCTGACAAGCTATTTAAGATAATTGGAGAAGCATATACTCTACTTTCTGACGCCAACAAG AGGTTTGAGTATAATCTTCAAGAGGAAATGAAGGATGACTTCGATTGGTAA
- the LOC139842006 gene encoding uncharacterized protein, whose translation MDICKLAKTFYPLDFTEQEMIHLKHELQHYELDVPNHPELKKVQTAAELCRGLRETEKSEMYPLIDRLIRLILTLPVSTATSERAFSSMKIVKTRLRCSMGNDFLKNSLILYIERDIVETLSIDEIIDDFATKKRRRVRLQMPKV comes from the coding sequence ATGGACATATGTAAGTTAGCAAAAACGTTCTATCCATTAGACTTTACAGAGCAAGAGATGATCCACCTAAAACACGAGTTGCAACATTATGAGCTAGATGTGCCTAATCATCCAGAGTTAAAAAAGGTTCAAACTGCTGCTGAGTTATGTAGAGGCCTACGAGAAACTGAGAAGTCAGAAATGTATCCTTTGATTGATAGATTGATTCGTCTTATATTAACTCTTCCTGTTTCAACTGCCACAAGTGAAAGAGCTTTCTCATCAATGAAAATTGTTAAAACAAGGCTTCGTTGCAGCATGGGTAACGATTTTCTTAAAAATAGCTTGATTCTTTACATTGAGAGAGACATTGTAGAAACACTTTCAATAGATGAAATAATAGATGATTTCGCTACCAAGAAACGTAGACGTGTTCGACTTCAAATGCCAAAGGTATAA